CAAGAACAACCACCTAAAGTTCTAAGCAAtacaaaattaaacatttacCCAAAGTGAAGCAACAATAGCactaattaaacattttattgGGGGCAACCCCAGCCAAGCTGGCCAagctgttgacttggtaaccacaaggttacaagttcgacggCAAGCAAGAACAACCTATTGGCCTTTTTAGTCTGAGCCAGTCAGCTATGACAACCTAAGTTGTATACCTCACTGTGGTTCTTTGTTGGCTAGCGTCCCAAGTTGGGACATACCCAACTACCTAATGCACACCCATAATTAGGGCAATCCTAGCCAAGTTGATCATACTTTTGACTTAAAGACTTTTGACTTGATAaccataaggttacaagttcaactcctaaTAGGATCGACCTAATAGCTTTCTTGGTTTAAACTGGTCAGCTGGACAACCTAGCTTGTTTTATCTCCTTGTGTGGTCAGCTATGTGAGATGCCCTACCTGAGTTCTAGCATTACCATTCTCAGAACTTCATATACAGTCATACAGATATGGATATACCAATGGATTATTTAACTGAAATtctaattaatttcatataaagAGCAGCAGAAACCAATTCAagtaaacaaaagtaaaacataaaaataagaGCTTTAAAACTAATCCTACCTCAAAAATCCCAAATTACTACTTGCTAGCATTAAGATTAACACAGAAAGTGTATAGACCTTGTTAGTGCGTTCAAGAACATCAGTCTTGGCTTTGGACCGCCATGAGCGAGACCATCGAACCAGCTTCTCCCAGGCAAACTTGACCACCTTGCGCCGATCTTTACTAGACCCATCAAGCGAAATCTCGTCCTGGTTCgacagcggcggcggcggcgaagaGTCGACTGCTCCGCCGGAGGTGGGGGTGGAGGAAGAGCGGAGAATAGGGAGGTGAAAGGGCTTGACAGGGAAGCATTGCAGTGAATTGGGGTTGTGGGATTGTGGGTGTGaagagtgagagtgagagttgAAGAGTGAGTGAGGTGAAGAAAATGGAGTCTCTAAAAGGGACGCCATTGTTGTGCCTCCGAGCTTCCTTGACTCTCGGCGCTTATTTTGGTTCTCTAATGTGGCTATCCAATCTGTGCCTTACACGTGTCACGGGAGTGTGCATCTCATACTCTCTTGGAACTTTGAAGTGGATATGAAAGAATAAtgtttatagacttttaaagtgatgaaaATTTAGAATCACTTAAGGCCATGTTTGGTTCGCTAGAAGTGTTTTTCCATTGGAAGTGGGTTCCTTCAAATCAAAGAAATTATACTTTTCCATGTTTGGTTGATTGGAACTTATATTCCAATGGAACTAGAGTTCTGCATTTCACAGGAAAATAAAATCGGAGGTGAGAGGTGGTATTTTATTTTCCGTGTTAGTTGGGAACAAAAAGTGAGATGGtaggactattttaccctttgATTCTTCCTCTTCCCgtttctttgcttcttcttcttcactgcCAAACTGGAAATTAGAAAGCTAGAACTCCAGCAACGCCTGCGATGGTGGACCTCCTCCAGATCAGCAGATCGCCGGTCGCCGCCTCATCTCCTGCCGCCTTGTCTCTACGCCTCAAACCTCTCCGCTAGTCGCCGCCTCTGCCTTCGCCGGTCGCCGCCTCGCTCTGCGCCTCCGCCTCCCGCTTCCGCCGCGCTTCCTCCTCTGGTCTCTGGCTCTGATCTGCTGACTGCTTCAAATCCTCTTCAATGACTAAAGAAACCTAAACTGCTAAACCTATTGTATTATATCAATATTgggcctttattcaaaaaataaaaaataaaaatcaattttggGCCCCCAAAAttgaaataagaataatgggGTTGCCGGTTGTGGACTTGTGGTTCATGGTtaggttaataataataataataataataataataagagttcaaaataataataataacaataggggcatttaggtctttatacacactattccttatcattctaaattcaaccaaacaacagaatttattttcccagcaacttcttttccaccaaccaaacaacataatttatcttcctggtaactacttttccacggaattttacttccacttcccttcaaatattttccgcgaaccaaacatggCCTTATTTTCTCATACTCTCTTGGAACTTTGAAGTGGATATGAAAGAATAAtgtttatagacttttaaagtgatgaaaATTTAGAATCACTTAAGTAATTTAggacttattttctttatagatTTTGAAGTATATTCATGGGATCTAGATATAGTCTATCGAGAAGTctaagttatataaaaaagagtttttttttcttttttacacgttcaatttgatttttcatccGACGTTAATATATCATGTAACCTTTATTTAGGAAGAGTAGTACGTATTATTGAATATGGAATGTTCACGAAGAAccatgcattatattattgacGAATCATATTCGTTCACTTTGTTATtaaactataatatttattttttgtatttacatCATAATATCTTGGTGATAGTTGATAATccattttgagcatataatatataaacataaatgttcaATTCAACTACCAGCTtagcttagacttttaattgagatagagcgcatgtttcaatttggtatcagagattttttttttttaaaaagactaTTTTTCACGTGTTGCTTGAAGTCCTTCAAAGAATTTCAATTATCCAAagtgattgaaaattaattagTTGATTATTGAACGATTGAGTGATTAACCATTACACTTGTATAAATAGATCATGCATTGTAATATATTTGAACATCCAATAAGCATACACACAATAatcttaaaagaaaaaacaaaaaacaaatcgattaaaaaaatgaagaagtGCATGCATTAACGCAACTGAGATATTAAGTGCTTCACATCAGAGCGATTGAGAGGCTTTGGCATGAACATAAGAGCTCCTCCTTCCAAGCATCTgttcattcatcaaattaattattaattacttttaaCTGAATTTAAGGTAGTTTAACAGTTGACCAACTAAtccaacaatattattattattgttcttACTGGTTGATAATACTTGGAACATTCTCTGATGACATTACCACAACTGGGACATCCTTAAGCATTGCTGATTCCTGGGCCCAATGCATATATATCCAACCTCAacatattacaatataatataatgaaaaaaagtaagaaataaagtaaaaaatatcaAACTACAATCTTTTACGTTAGTCTCATATTGACAAGATTTAAATacaattctaattatatatgtgtacaAAAATATTCATATCCTATGGGTTGATTCAATCCGCACCACTGATCttattccttttatatatatgaggCATACTCATCATCACCAACAATTAAGATTATCTCGCTCATGAAATATCAAACTACAATCTTTTACGTTAGTGTCATATTTGGATAGTTTTTGGAGTGAAAGATGAAAGGAACAATTGCAAACACCTTATAACTATGACtaactataaagtattatacaTCTCATGTGAAACAGTACGTCTTACCCAATATGACTTATTATTTTAGCATATATAATTTCAGtgatattcaaattaattaaaattaaagattcTGACCTTGACTTTCTTAAGAAGCTCATAGCCATTCATTTCAGGCATGGAGTAATCTGTtattatcaaattcacctttggGACCTGCAGAAAgataatattattcaaaatatataaatattcgaAGTAATTAAGGTTTGTGAATATATGGAATGAAATTTAGTACTCCGTAGTAACTAACGTTGGTGTTTGGAGAGTTGTTTTGGTCATCTCCTGCTAATAACCCCAGGTACTCCAAGGCTCTCAATCCATTCTCTGCAGTTGTTACTGAACCCAAATTTCATGGATTGTTGAAAATTAGTTGTGATCTCAGTACAAAGCCTGATTTATGAGCCCAAAAAGCGAGGGcaaagtattaaaacaaaatagaTAGTTAATCCattgtttataatatatgttttatatatttatatctaaaacaattattatatatacatatatacatacaagactatatatggggtggaggtggggtgagtgggggcagcagCTCCCACTGCCCCCTCAGTGGCTCCGTCATCGTATGAAATGCTTGATAGAGGTATGGTAGATAGATACATTACCACAaatcattaaattaaagttACAATATCAAGAACCAAAAACACAACATATTAGAATGACACAGTACAACAAATgactatatatatttccaaaaatcgaatgaaaatataattcaaTGACCAAATTAAAACAACGTAACTAAGCTAGCTTATATTAGTCAATAGTCATAATGCACAAACCTTTGCAATAAGAAGACTTGAGCAATTTGTCAAGGATGATAAGGTTAACTGGATCGTCATCAACAGCCAACACATGGATGACTTCATCTTCCCCATTTTCCCCTATTGCCATTGATGAAGGGCAagccattattttcttttaccttaatttcaacaaaaactctaatagagagagagagagatcagagagaatgaaattaaagaagatcCGAGTGGATTAATTAAAGAGATggattatataaattaaactttgtTATACGTCATCATCATGGAAATCTGTTTTGAGTTTGCAGACAAATTAACAACGTAATGTACTTGCCATTGTATGTCTTAATAATCTCTTGAAAAACATCATGGACAGTCTGTTATTAATGATGCTTTTTAATTAATGTCGTTCTCTTCCTTGAGTGGGAACGTGAAGCTAATGACGATAAGGGGAAAAGGATAATCCATATTCTTCTCCAAGGATAATCCATCTTTTTAACACATGTGATGAAGAGAACCATACTTCAAATCATAATTGCCAATAATTGGAAATTTATATAGCTGGCggtattttttttagatatgaCGATTATCaagaatttaaataatattttagtgttattgggtaaaaatatcattttaagtTCGTTGGAATTTGTTGCTTGTTGATTAAAAATGGTGGTTATATAGACTATTTGTTGAAAAGCACAAACTTGTGTGCGATAATCTCATAAATCTTTGTCTATAAGACGAGTCGGGTCaacattaaaatgtaatatttaattatttatactgGAAAATGTAACACTAATTAGGgataaagtgtttgttattaGTGAAAGTGCAATActttttgaaggaaaatgtaatattttcgATTTaagagtattacatttttttcaaaagtattacactttcctttgtAAGTAACCAagattttattcctgattaatattatatttttcaatataaggctatcatgagtttattaccgaaatggccCTCGACTAttatgaaattatcaatttggtcattgacaatttttcttgcccaattaagtcattgactttggaaaatttaaccaatttggttctcCATTTATTTTGATGTTAAATATCCGTTAAATTgggatcaaattgataattttgctttACTCATGAGGCCATTTCGGTAACTAATCCAAcaatattagtattattgttcTTACTGGTTGATAATACTTGAACATGATCTGATGACATTACCACAACTGGGACATCCTTAAGCATTGCTGTTTCCTGCGCCCAATGTATATATATCCAACCTCAacatattacaatataatataatgaaaaaaaggGTAAGAAAATAGGTTATCTCTAATGTATGAGATTTTAtgaaatattactacgaaaataatatttctgggattataataatgataagaATGACATGGATAATTTGGAAAGTGTTAACACGATTATTCGAGCGAAGCACTCTTTTCTTAAAgtcttatttgctacctcccaaaaGTGCTAGGAGCTTTGTAGCCTAGATTTTCCAGGATAAAACGTGTTACGATTCACAGTTTGAGCACCCAAACTAATGAACCCAGCGAACTAGAGCAACGATATGAACACAGTTTAGAGAAATGAGTAGAAGCAGAGTTTCAAGAGACAAAATCGTTGTTTTTGTTGTGTGTACCATGACCAGCAGAGTGACATCTTTGACACATTCTGATTAGTGTCAAGCTGCTGGTCACACCGTGACCTCCACAGTGTTCACCGTGACCACTTTGCTAATTTCAGTGGTCACTCTGCTGGTCAAGGCATTATGTGACCAAACTTGTACCGTTTGTTTGACGTGTGACTTgctctatatttatatttaaaaaataaataaaagttgaaCCATTCATCTATTGTCTAAGTAACTATGAAGCTAATTATAATATTGGcaaataaatttcattaaaaatgcatattacagtaaaaaagaattaactaatataaacttaattttgaaataaaacatATGTTTCCTCGttgtcatttttcaatttttctcaatatatacaaaaataaaaatttgtggTTAGCATATTCAAGCTCTCCATAAAAAATAGgttttatgaaaattttcaaattaaaggtCAATGGGAGGTCCATTTTAtcatatagatacatatatatatgtaataactAAAAAATGCTTGCACAacagtttaattttataatttgtcTTCATTTATAAATTTCATAGAAAAATAACGCATGCTTGCCCCGACAAAATCGGTAACTTCATATCCTTGATacagattaaattaatttttttttttttttttgaaatcaatcTTGATATACTATAGCTAAAGCTTCTGATCTTCATTATCACATTGTTAATCTTCTATCTTCAGGATTGCATTAACTGAGATTTCAGTTGGTTCACATCAGCTTGCTTGAGAGGCTTCAGGATGTACATCTTAGCTCCTGCCTCTATGCATCTGTCAATCAATTGTAttgatttatcaaataattaaacaataattaattactgTTAGCAGAATTTAAGGTTGTCTGATTAACCCCAATTAAGGAACTGGTAGATTGTTCTTACTGGTTGATCTGACTTGGAGTGTTTTCGGATGACATTACCACAACTGGAACATCCTTAAACATGGCTGAGCCCTGCAAAAATCCAACATCAACATCTTAATTAATGTTGAGATTAACAAGAACAATAAACTAATAATGACagaaaatggggaaaaaaaaagacaagATTTACATCGATCGGTAATGTTTTTACATTCACGAGAGCTAAATTATTCAATGATAAATCAAGCACGGTtacaaaagtcatatttaaatacaaCCCTAAACATATACGtgtacaaaaatataaaattagaaataCTCTAGTGTCATATTTGGATAGTTTTTGGGTTAAAGGATGAAAGGAACAATTGCAACCACCTAACTATAAGgtattataattatactttatatataactataaattattatacatcTCACCTGAAACAGTCTTACACAATACGACTTAGCTTACTCTaccatatataatttcattgatATTCAAATTACgaagtaattaaaattattgaaGATTCTGACCTTGACTTTCTTAAGAAACTCATAGCCATTCATTTCAGGCATGGAGTAATCTGTtattatcaaattcacctttggGACCTGCAGAAAGATcatattattcaaaatataaatattcgaAGTAATTAAGGTTTGTGCGTATATATGGAATGAAATTTAGTACTAACGTTGGTGTTTGGAGAGTTGTGCTGATCATCTCCTGGTAATAACCCCAAGTACTCCAAGGCTCTCACTCCATTTTCTGCAGTTGTTACTGAACCCAAATTTCATGATAAAAACCAATAAGAAATATCCGTGTTTTTCGTAAAGTTATACTTTATACTTTACAAGTTGTATTCTCTCCATATGTACTTTTGCTAAAGTTAAGGTACAATTTTACATAGCACTCGACATTTTAACCTACGACACTAGAAAGCATCATGTGTCAAGTGAGATTTGTTTCTCAATTAAGAATATAAGCATGCTATATTTAGTATGTTGCTCACCCCTCCAAATTTTTCCAAAGTAACGATAGAATTTATAGGAGGAAAAAAATTTTCTTAAggatactttaattttttttttttttttttttttataatttgggCCATTTCTCAATTTGTGTGTGATCCTTGTCCAGGGGCCATTAAAACTAAGCattttaatgaatttgaagggcCTTAAAAGGATAAATGAGTGGAGCGTAGAACATAATTCTCCTACCAAAAAGTCACGAGTACGTTTGATTCTCACGAATACTCTTTAATTTACCTGGTGCATACCTTCGTACAGTGACGGACAGATTTCTTTAGTTACTGAGAAAAATGAATTGAATGAAATACCTTTGCAAGAAGAGGACTTGAACAATTTCTCAACGATGGTACGGTCAACCACACTGTCGTCAACCGCCAGCACATGCATGACTGCatcttcttctccatttccCACCGTCACCATTGATGAAGGACACTCCATTTCTTTCCTTAATCTCAAcgaacttatgttttttttttttgttgaagttTGGCACGTAAACCCTAAACCAAAGATTCAGTTATAATGACGAATTCAGAGCAGAAAATGGGTGATATTAAAGAGAAGAATTCTGCTACCGAACGCGACGATTCAAGGAAGATCTACTGAATCGTCACAAATATTTCGTAATCTTTTCAAATCGTTTGTTTTAACAGATTCATAATTAATTTGCGACGAATGCCCCATTGTGTATCTTCGTTTCTGATCCTCCACTTCATTCACTgccttcttcttcatttctcctTTACTATTTTtgcaatattatttaattattttaaattttttatgcataaaatctGGTGTTGTTTTAATGGTTTAAATCCATCAATCTAATAGGACAACCTGGGTACTAGGTTGTTTAGATTTCTATCCTAAATATCTTCAATATTTGAATATCGTATAAGATACAATACGATACGATTTAAGATACGGTCTAATATAGGAGTAGTGTGAGATTATAATATAGTGTTTAATTATTACTTGTTTAGAATTATACGTATCCGTAAGGGTAAAATCTATTTAGTTTGGGTAGGTGGTAGGTGTACCGCTGATTcgaatatatttttgtaagatATGGTCATTGTATATTAAACCGATTATATTATCTTCCAAGTATTTtgaatta
This portion of the Ipomoea triloba cultivar NCNSP0323 chromosome 5, ASM357664v1 genome encodes:
- the LOC116021080 gene encoding two-component response regulator ARR17-like; protein product: MACPSSMAIGENGEDEVIHVLAVDDDPVNLIILDKLLKSSYCKVTTAENGLRALEYLGLLAGDDQNNSPNTNVPKVNLIITDYSMPEMNGYELLKKVKESAMLKDVPVVVMSSENVPSIINQCLEGGALMFMPKPLNRSDVKHLISQLR
- the LOC116019609 gene encoding two-component response regulator ARR17-like, with product MECPSSMVTVGNGEEDAVMHVLAVDDSVVDRTIVEKLFKSSSCKVTTAENGVRALEYLGLLPGDDQHNSPNTNVPKVNLIITDYSMPEMNGYEFLKKVKGSAMFKDVPVVVMSSENTPSQINQCIEAGAKMYILKPLKQADVNQLKSQLMQS